A stretch of the Anaerolineales bacterium genome encodes the following:
- a CDS encoding UbiA family prenyltransferase gives MAGGLVSARRRALTEFARLSRPAYLLAGAGLYACGLAIADYLGLPIDPGAAWVGLTAILLLQLTTHYLVALDDWQYLPPPAPAGADPSLLDPPGPAFSHTTPLSAAITCGGLFAVLTTAQLITSQPPLLSWILLLLLLLAGFWFAVPPLRLRYSGYGELLASFALALLVPSYAFSLQTGETHRLVLVSTAPLVALHFAMLIAQQLEDYSAASAQKRRVLMVRIGWQAAMRAHDLALAAAGVLFAIAFLQTVPLRLPAGALLLLPLAVVQAWQMHRIRQGLPPAWRLLRWNSVGLFGLGIYVVLVGYLLS, from the coding sequence ATGGCCGGAGGCCTGGTGAGCGCTCGGCGTAGAGCGCTGACGGAGTTCGCTCGGCTCAGCCGTCCAGCCTACCTGCTGGCAGGGGCTGGCCTGTACGCCTGCGGGCTGGCCATCGCCGATTATCTCGGTCTGCCGATCGATCCCGGCGCGGCGTGGGTCGGCCTGACCGCGATCCTGCTGCTGCAGCTGACAACTCACTACCTGGTCGCGCTTGACGACTGGCAGTACCTCCCGCCGCCCGCACCGGCCGGAGCCGATCCTTCGCTCTTGGATCCGCCCGGCCCGGCGTTCTCACACACGACGCCGCTCTCGGCGGCGATCACCTGCGGCGGCTTGTTCGCCGTGTTAACGACCGCCCAGCTGATCACCAGCCAACCACCCCTGCTGTCCTGGATCCTGCTCCTGCTGTTGTTGCTCGCCGGTTTCTGGTTCGCCGTGCCTCCGCTCAGGCTGCGGTACTCCGGCTATGGCGAACTGCTGGCGTCGTTCGCCCTGGCGCTGCTTGTCCCCTCCTACGCATTCTCCCTGCAGACGGGCGAGACTCATCGGCTTGTCCTGGTCAGCACGGCCCCGCTCGTCGCGCTCCACTTCGCCATGCTGATCGCCCAGCAGCTGGAGGACTACTCGGCCGCTTCGGCGCAGAAGCGCAGGGTGCTGATGGTTCGGATCGGCTGGCAGGCGGCGATGCGGGCTCACGACCTGGCCCTGGCTGCGGCCGGGGTGCTGTTCGCCATCGCCTTCCTGCAGACGGTGCCCCTGCGCTTGCCCGCCGGCGCCCTGCTCCTGCTGCCGCTGGCGGTTGTCCAGGCGTGGCAGATGCATCGCATCCGGCAGGGCCTTCCGCCGGCCTGGCGCCTGCTTCGCTGGAATTCGGTGGGCTTGTTCGGGCTTGGGATCTACGTTGTCCTGGTGGGATACCTGCTTTCCTGA